In a single window of the Arachis hypogaea cultivar Tifrunner chromosome 6, arahy.Tifrunner.gnm2.J5K5, whole genome shotgun sequence genome:
- the LOC112698108 gene encoding uncharacterized protein, producing the protein MNDEARAIGERIEEIEQQDESSRVLSQNDSIAQVFGKEKPGRVRGVGFGPTPSQLFGPNSHGPSNGVQQEETQRKLLELEAQLEGEKLKKKAMEDEVAADKKKMKAMESALIYLFQRQGEELPPDIAAGMSFVG; encoded by the exons ATGAATGATGAAGCAAGAGCAATCGGT GAAAGAATTGAGGAGATTGAGCAACAGGATGAGTCATCTAGAGTGTTGTCTCAGAATGATTCCATTGCTCAGGTTTTCGGAAAAGAGAAACCGGGTAGAGTACGTGGTGTGGGTTTTGGACCGACTCCTAGTCAACTCTTCGGTCCAAATTCACATGGGCCTAGCAACGGAGTCCAACAAGAGGAGACTCAGAGGAAGCTGCTTGAACTGGAGGCACAGCTGGAAGGCGAGAAGTTGAAGAAGAAGGCGATGGAGGATGAGGTAGCAGCagataagaaaaagatgaagGCGATGGAGAGTGCTCTAATTTATCTGTTTCAACGGCAGGGTGAGGAGCTGCCACCAGACATCGCTGCAGGGATGAGTTTTGTGGGATGA